A part of Paenarthrobacter sp. A20 genomic DNA contains:
- a CDS encoding GtrA family protein: protein METAADATELRPSPPQKPPRRRHRGVLKYPVVRQLIRFTGVGIVCTASSLAIYALLRPWIDPQLANAVALIVTSLMNTALNRRLTFKITGRKKRVQDHLSGVMVIAIALVITGGSLGILHLFRPEATVTEELWTTTLSGFVATAVRFTLLRHWIFRRARHV from the coding sequence ATGGAGACAGCCGCGGATGCCACTGAGCTACGGCCGTCTCCCCCACAGAAACCACCGCGCCGACGACACCGCGGAGTCCTCAAGTACCCGGTGGTGCGGCAACTGATCCGCTTCACCGGCGTCGGAATTGTGTGTACTGCCAGTTCGCTGGCCATCTATGCGTTGCTGCGTCCCTGGATTGATCCACAGTTGGCGAATGCCGTGGCCCTGATCGTCACCTCATTGATGAACACGGCGCTGAACCGCCGCTTGACCTTCAAGATCACCGGTAGGAAGAAACGCGTCCAGGATCACCTGAGTGGGGTCATGGTGATCGCCATTGCCCTGGTGATCACCGGAGGCAGCCTCGGCATACTGCATCTCTTCCGTCCGGAAGCTACTGTCACCGAGGAACTGTGGACCACCACGTTGTCCGGGTTCGTCGCCACCGCGGTCCGGTTTACCCTGCTGCGGCACTGGATCTTCCGGCGCGCACGGCACGTGTAG
- a CDS encoding cysteine desulfurase family protein, whose translation MIFLDAAATTPVRREALEAMWPYLSGEFGNPSSHHSLGEAAAVALAGARSGVAKVLGCRASEVTFTSGGTEADNLAVKGIALARQLADPSLNRVVISAIEHPAVEESARYLERVHGFAVDVLPVDREGLVSVDGLRAVMRPETALVSIMYANNEIGTVQPIASLASVAREHGVPFHTDAVQAAGWLPLDVKALGVDALSISGHKLGAPKGSGVLFTKGRLGVEPLVHGGGQERARRSGTENVAGAVALSTALGLSHAEQPEQAARVSDLRDQFIDQVLATVPDALLTGHRSQRLPSVASFCFPGTSGESVLLELERLGVVCSSGSACAAGSDAPSPVLVALGIAPETAQTAVRFSFTSTVTDAELNEAAAAVETAVGRVRNLASPQAG comes from the coding sequence ATGATCTTCCTCGACGCCGCAGCCACCACTCCAGTACGCCGCGAGGCCCTTGAGGCGATGTGGCCGTACCTGAGCGGTGAGTTCGGCAACCCCTCCAGCCACCACAGCCTGGGCGAAGCGGCAGCAGTTGCGCTCGCAGGGGCGCGTTCCGGCGTCGCGAAGGTCCTGGGTTGTCGGGCCAGCGAGGTGACGTTCACTTCCGGAGGCACGGAAGCGGACAACCTTGCCGTTAAGGGCATTGCCCTGGCCCGGCAGTTGGCTGACCCCTCGTTGAACCGGGTGGTGATCAGCGCCATCGAGCATCCCGCGGTGGAGGAGTCGGCCCGCTACCTCGAACGTGTGCACGGCTTCGCTGTGGACGTGCTGCCGGTGGATCGGGAGGGCTTGGTTTCGGTGGACGGCTTGCGGGCCGTAATGCGGCCCGAAACAGCGTTGGTGAGCATCATGTATGCGAACAATGAGATCGGAACCGTCCAGCCAATCGCATCCCTGGCGTCCGTGGCGCGGGAACACGGCGTCCCGTTCCATACGGATGCGGTCCAGGCTGCCGGGTGGTTGCCACTGGACGTCAAGGCGCTGGGCGTGGACGCCTTGAGTATTTCCGGACATAAACTTGGCGCGCCCAAGGGATCCGGTGTCTTGTTCACCAAGGGCCGTTTGGGGGTGGAGCCTTTGGTCCACGGTGGGGGCCAGGAACGAGCAAGGCGCTCAGGTACGGAGAACGTGGCCGGAGCTGTGGCGCTGTCCACGGCGCTGGGGTTGTCCCATGCTGAGCAGCCGGAGCAGGCAGCACGGGTTTCGGATTTGAGGGACCAGTTCATCGACCAGGTCCTCGCCACCGTACCTGATGCCTTGCTGACGGGGCACCGCAGCCAGCGTCTGCCCTCAGTGGCGTCGTTCTGCTTTCCGGGCACCAGCGGCGAGTCGGTGTTGCTTGAACTGGAGCGCCTTGGCGTGGTGTGCTCCAGTGGCTCCGCATGCGCCGCAGGATCCGACGCGCCCTCGCCAGTGTTGGTGGCACTTGGCATCGCCCCTGAAACGGCCCAGACGGCCGTCCGCTTCAGCTTCACCTCAACAGTGACCGACGCTGAACTGAACGAGGCCGCCGCTGCCGTGGAAACCGCCGTCGGGCGTGTCCGGAATCTGGCGTCCCCGCAAGCGGGTTAG
- the nadC gene encoding carboxylating nicotinate-nucleotide diphosphorylase produces MTNLTLPAAPVRDILERAFAEDAPSGDITSQLLIPADARATAVLNARVAGVFSGGTVFRDAMKLVDPETEVELLLADGEAFDAGTHLARVSGRARSVLLAERVGLNLVQRMSAIATKTAEFVRLVEGTRARITDTRKTTPGLRVLERYAVRCGGGANHRYSLSDAVLAKDNHLAVMTGGDSTKLTGLLVAAKAQLGHTTHFEVEVDRAEQIEPVLAAGVDTIMLDNFSLEELRAGVKQVDGRAIVEASGNVNISTVTEIAAAGVDVISVGGLTHSVSALDLGLDVVLKAA; encoded by the coding sequence ATGACTAACCTGACCCTCCCCGCAGCCCCTGTCCGGGACATCCTGGAACGGGCATTTGCTGAGGACGCACCCAGCGGCGACATCACCTCGCAGCTGCTGATCCCCGCCGACGCCCGGGCAACCGCCGTGCTGAATGCGCGCGTCGCCGGCGTCTTCAGCGGAGGCACCGTGTTCCGCGACGCCATGAAGCTGGTGGACCCTGAGACCGAGGTGGAACTGCTCCTCGCCGACGGCGAAGCGTTCGACGCCGGAACCCACCTCGCCCGGGTCAGCGGAAGGGCCCGGTCGGTGTTGCTCGCCGAAAGGGTCGGCCTGAACCTGGTGCAACGGATGAGCGCCATCGCCACCAAGACGGCCGAATTCGTGAGGCTTGTCGAAGGGACCCGGGCCCGGATCACCGACACCCGCAAGACCACGCCAGGCCTTCGTGTCCTGGAACGCTATGCAGTCCGTTGTGGTGGGGGAGCGAACCACCGCTACAGCCTCTCTGACGCGGTCCTGGCCAAGGACAACCACTTGGCTGTCATGACCGGGGGCGACTCCACCAAGCTGACCGGGCTGCTGGTTGCCGCCAAGGCCCAGCTTGGCCACACCACGCACTTCGAAGTGGAAGTGGACAGGGCCGAGCAGATCGAACCCGTGCTGGCGGCCGGTGTGGACACCATCATGCTGGACAACTTCTCCCTTGAGGAGCTCAGGGCCGGGGTCAAGCAGGTGGACGGGCGGGCCATCGTGGAAGCCAGCGGCAACGTGAACATCAGCACAGTCACCGAAATCGCTGCCGCCGGTGTTGACGTCATCTCCGTTGGAGGACTGACCCACAGCGTGAGCGCCCTGGACCTGGGCCTCGATGTCGTCTTGAAGGCGGCCTGA